The Deltaproteobacteria bacterium genome contains a region encoding:
- the nuoK gene encoding NADH-quinone oxidoreductase subunit NuoK, with translation MTIGHFLVLSAVLFGIGIVGVLMRRNALIVMMSIELMLNAANIALIAFARQHGDMAGHAFAFVVIAVAAAEAAVGLAIVVAVFRNRRQVNVDELTALRH, from the coding sequence ATCACGATCGGCCACTTCCTCGTGCTGTCGGCTGTGCTGTTCGGCATCGGAATCGTCGGCGTGCTGATGCGCCGCAACGCGCTGATCGTGATGATGTCGATCGAGCTGATGCTCAACGCCGCCAACATCGCGCTGATCGCGTTCGCACGGCAGCACGGCGACATGGCGGGGCATGCGTTCGCGTTCGTCGTGATCGCGGTCGCCGCGGCCGAGGCCGCGGTGGGGCTGGCGATCGTTGTAGCCGTGTTCCGCAACCGCCGGCAGGTCAACGTGGACGAACTCACCGCGCTACGGCACTGA
- a CDS encoding NADH-quinone oxidoreductase subunit J: protein MEGTGPVEALLFWLFALLTVGGSLFVITRRNLVAATMGLVGTFFAIAAVYVMLFAHFLAAIQVLVYAGAVMVLFVFVVMILNREEDEPWALSGLAGKGVATVALVYLLVRVGQVLWRVREAAPAALEAVNGHEFGTTRALGSTLFRSYLFPFEAVSVVLLVAVVGAIAVARPTRRHAEQEDAR from the coding sequence GTGGAAGGCACCGGCCCAGTCGAAGCGCTGCTGTTCTGGTTGTTCGCCCTGCTGACGGTCGGCGGCAGCCTGTTCGTGATCACCCGCCGCAACCTGGTGGCGGCGACGATGGGGCTCGTCGGCACGTTCTTCGCCATCGCGGCGGTGTACGTGATGCTGTTTGCCCACTTCCTCGCCGCGATTCAGGTGCTGGTGTACGCCGGCGCGGTGATGGTGCTGTTCGTGTTCGTCGTGATGATCCTCAACCGCGAGGAAGACGAACCGTGGGCGCTGTCCGGCCTCGCCGGCAAGGGCGTCGCCACGGTTGCGCTCGTCTACCTGCTGGTGCGGGTCGGCCAGGTGCTTTGGCGCGTGCGCGAGGCGGCGCCCGCCGCGCTCGAGGCGGTCAACGGCCACGAGTTCGGCACCACGCGCGCGCTGGGCAGCACGCTGTTTCGCAGCTATCTGTTCCCGTTCGAGGCCGTGTCGGTCGTCTTGCTGGTGGCCGTCGTCGGCGCCATCGCCGTCGCACGGCCGACCCGGCGCCACGCCGAACAGGAGGACGCGCGATGA
- the nuoF gene encoding NADH oxidoreductase (quinone) subunit F: MPAELGTKVVTKHFGREDAKQIAVYESLGGYRALKKALDMAREDIVAEVKASNLRGRGGAGFPCGIKWGFVPKGAETVYLVCNCDESEPGTCKDRELVYWDPHQLIEGMIIAAYALGAKHAFVYMRGEMMREYLVLQKAVDEAYERGYLGPRVCGRDLSIDLVVHRGAGAYICGEETALLNSLEGRRGQPRLKPPFPAVEGAFGKPTIVNNVETLSNIPHIVEHGGQWFAELGVGRSGGTRLVCVSGHVEKPGVYEIPMTVTFRQLIDDICGGVWKGRKVKAVIPGGTSMPVLAADELDVPIEFDALTQDERIRPVEVTRGRLFDMGGGRQLRTMAGSGGIVVMDDTTDIPAVCSRIMDFYHHESCGQCTPCREGTGWLAKVCKRVARGEGKPGDVELLGNIANGIAGNTICPLGEAAAWPMMAFLTKFRDEFEAKCRGPEA, from the coding sequence GTGCCCGCCGAACTGGGAACCAAGGTCGTCACGAAGCACTTCGGCCGCGAGGACGCCAAGCAGATCGCGGTGTACGAGTCGCTCGGCGGCTACCGCGCGCTCAAGAAGGCGCTCGACATGGCGCGCGAGGACATCGTCGCCGAGGTCAAGGCGTCGAACCTGCGCGGTCGCGGCGGCGCGGGCTTCCCGTGCGGCATCAAGTGGGGATTCGTGCCCAAGGGGGCCGAGACGGTCTACCTCGTGTGCAATTGCGACGAGTCGGAGCCGGGCACGTGCAAGGACCGCGAGCTGGTCTACTGGGACCCGCACCAGCTCATCGAGGGGATGATCATCGCGGCGTACGCGCTGGGCGCCAAGCACGCATTCGTCTATATGCGCGGCGAGATGATGCGCGAGTACCTCGTGTTGCAGAAGGCGGTCGACGAGGCGTACGAGCGCGGCTACCTCGGACCGCGCGTGTGCGGCCGCGACCTGTCGATCGACCTGGTCGTGCACCGCGGCGCGGGCGCGTACATCTGCGGCGAGGAGACGGCGCTGCTCAACTCGCTCGAGGGCCGGCGCGGCCAGCCGCGGCTCAAGCCGCCGTTCCCGGCGGTCGAAGGCGCGTTCGGCAAGCCGACCATCGTCAACAACGTCGAGACGCTGTCGAACATCCCGCACATCGTCGAGCACGGAGGCCAGTGGTTCGCCGAGCTGGGCGTCGGCCGTTCGGGCGGCACCCGCCTGGTGTGCGTGTCGGGCCACGTCGAAAAGCCGGGGGTCTACGAGATCCCGATGACGGTCACGTTCCGCCAGCTGATCGACGACATCTGCGGCGGCGTGTGGAAGGGACGCAAGGTCAAGGCGGTGATCCCGGGCGGCACGTCGATGCCGGTGCTCGCCGCCGACGAGCTGGACGTGCCGATCGAGTTCGACGCGCTCACGCAGGACGAGCGCATCCGCCCGGTCGAGGTCACGCGCGGGCGCCTGTTCGACATGGGCGGCGGCCGGCAGCTGCGGACGATGGCCGGGTCGGGCGGCATCGTCGTGATGGACGACACGACCGACATCCCGGCGGTGTGCTCGCGAATCATGGACTTTTACCACCACGAGTCGTGCGGGCAGTGCACGCCGTGTCGCGAGGGCACCGGGTGGCTCGCGAAGGTGTGCAAGCGGGTCGCGCGCGGCGAGGGCAAGCCGGGCGACGTGGAGCTTTTGGGCAACATCGCCAACGGCATCGCCGGCAACACGATCTGTCCGCTCGGCGAGGCGGCGGCGTGGCCGATGATGGCGTTTTTGACCAAGTTCCGCGACGAGTTCGAGGCCAAGTGCCGCGGTCCGGAGGCATGA
- a CDS encoding NAD(P)H-dependent oxidoreductase subunit E, which yields MPPPFCGTSPNGTRTRACARRRGGRCPRCRRLDLPVATPVFSRPFATREGTTMAVEFSPEAAKKIEQIAARYPWKQAACLPALHIAQKEFGHLHDDALRAVAAALDLPYAHVYGVATFYTMLRREPAAPNVLRVCTNVACMLRGAYDVLAALEDKLGIRRGESTEEFTIVEEECIAACANAPAIVCGTRYFLDVVPEQVEEILAELRERPRPESEVV from the coding sequence ATGCCGCCCCCATTTTGCGGCACCTCGCCGAACGGGACCCGGACGCGGGCGTGCGCGCGGCGGCGCGGCGGGCGTTGTCCGCGCTGCCGGCGCCTTGACTTACCGGTTGCCACGCCCGTATTTTCGCGGCCGTTCGCGACCCGAGAAGGGACCACGATGGCAGTTGAGTTTTCGCCCGAAGCGGCCAAGAAAATCGAGCAGATCGCCGCGCGTTACCCGTGGAAGCAGGCGGCCTGCCTGCCGGCGCTGCACATCGCGCAAAAGGAGTTCGGGCATCTGCACGACGACGCGTTGCGCGCCGTCGCCGCGGCGCTCGACCTGCCGTACGCGCACGTCTACGGGGTCGCTACCTTTTATACGATGCTGCGCCGCGAGCCGGCGGCGCCGAACGTGCTGCGCGTGTGCACGAACGTCGCGTGCATGCTGCGCGGCGCCTACGACGTGCTCGCGGCGCTCGAGGACAAGCTCGGCATCCGCCGCGGCGAGAGCACGGAGGAGTTCACGATCGTCGAGGAGGAGTGCATCGCGGCGTGTGCGAACGCGCCCGCGATCGTGTGCGGCACCCGCTACTTCCTCGACGTCGTGCCGGAACAGGTCGAGGAGATCCTCGCGGAGCTGCGCGAGCGGCCGCGGCCCGAATCGGAGGTCGTGTAG